The DNA region AATTTCTCCTTATTTTTATGCTGGTCATGCTGCCGCTCCAGGCCTCCTGGGGCGTCGTGAGTATGTATTGCCAGCCAGAAAGGGAGATTTGTATCGAGCTTTGTTATAGCGAAGCTCAAGAGGCGCATGTCTATTTGAGCGACGAGTCCGAGCAAACTGCTTCACCCTCGGGATTTCTGAGCCAATACGAACATTCGTGCCAAGCACCAGCGGCGTCGATTATTTCATCTTCAAATCAAACCATTCCTTCTTTATCTTCTAGCTTGGCCCTTCAGTTTCAAGAGGCGCCGCTAAGCTTGCCGACCTATTCCGAGCGGCCCGAGCGGCCCCAGTGGCTTTTCGTTGCCTAAGCTGGCACGCCGCTGATTCGACTTCCTTCCTGCTCCACACCTACGTCCTCAGCGTCGTCGCGTTCAATTGACTTTGGACGTGCGTCCAGCTACTTGCGACGGTAGCGCTTAGTGCCGCATGTAACGGATGGTCCGTTGCCTATCGGCGCATAGCCAGAATACCGATATCACCTGGTGATTAACGTTTTTGCGAGCAAAGGTCGACGGTGCTTGAAGCCATCAATCTGGACTGCGTGCGCGGTGAGCGCCGCCTATTTCATAATTTATGCTTTCGCCTAAAGACAGGCGAGTGCCTGTTGGTGCGCGGCGAGAACGGTAGCGGCAAAACCAGTCTTTTGCGCATGCTGGTAGGGCTAACGGCGCCGGCAGACGGCGCCGTTCATTGGCAGGGTAGTCCGATTAAGAAACTGGGTGATGAGTACCGCCGCGAGCTACTGTATTGCGGTCACCCGTTGGGCCTGAAGGACGATCTAACCGCCGCAGAAAACCTAATTTCCGGCATGGCGCTGGCTGAGGAGTCCGTTACCCAGGACGCTGTGCGCGAGGCCTTACGTCAGGCTGGATTGCAGGGTAGGGAGCATCTATCGGTGCGAGCCTTGTCGCAGGGGCAAAAGCGTCGTGTAAATCTGGCCAAGATCCTGCTGCAAAAACGTGCCTTGTGGGTGCTGGATGAACCCCTGACGGCATTGGATACCCAGGCAAGTCAGTGGGTAATGGGTGAAATCGACAGACATCTTAGCCATGGCGGGATCGCTGTATTGACGACCCATCAAGACATAGTGTTAGCAGGCAAAACACAGCTTATACGAGTAGGCGCATGAGCGACACATTTGGCCTGACCATGCTTCGCGGCGTTATTCAACGAGACTTAAGGCTTGCCATGCGGCGCAAGTCCGATGCGCTGACACCGCTTTTTTTCTTTGTCATCGTGGTCAGTCTGTTTCCTTTAGGCATAGGTGCTGAACGCGACACCTTGCGGCAGATCGCCCCAGGCATTCTTTGGGTGGCGGCACTGCTGGCGACTATGTTGTCGCTTAATCGGCTGTTTGAACAAGATTACGCCGACGGCACCCTGGAGCAAATGGCCCTTTCACCCGCCCCGTTGGGAATCCTGGTGCTCGGCAAGGTGGTCGCGTATTGGCTGTTGACGGGTCTCCCCTTGACGTTGCTGGCTCCGCTGCTGGCATTGCAATTCGATTTACCAACCCCTTCGTTACTGGTACTGGCCGCATCGCTGGCCATTGGTACGCCTGTACTGAGCTTTATTGGCGCGATCGGAGCGAGTTTGACCCTCGGCCTGCGAGGCGGCAGTGTCCTGGTCGCCTTGCTTGTGCTTCCACTTTATGTGCCGGTGCTGATCTTTGGCGCGGGTTCCGTAGACGCCGCCGCAGCCGGCTTGGGTGCTACGGCGCATCTATCGTTGCTGGGCGCCGTGCTGGTTTTAACTGTTTTTTTTGCACCGTGGGCCACAACCGTGGCATTACGGATTGCGTTGGAATAATGAGTAAGTGAATGATTAATTGGTTTAAGTATTCATCGCCCAAAATGTTTTACCCCCTTGCCGGCAAGCTGATTCCATGGTTTGCAGCCGCCGCCGCGATTCTGACGATAATAGGGATGTACGTGGGTTTCTTCATGGCGCCCACCGACGCCCAGCAAGGTGAGGGCTATCGCATCATCTTCCTGCATGTGCCGGTCTCCTGGATGTCGATGTTCATATATTTGGTCATGGCGTTCTGGGCCGCAATAGGGCTGGCATTTAACAATCGTTTAGCAGCCATGATGGCCTCGGCCTTGGCCCCCACCGGCGCCATGTTCACGTTTCTTTCACTTTGGACGGGCGCCTTGTGGGGCAAACCCATGTGGGGAACCTGGTGGGTCTGGGATGCGCGCCTGACCTCCGAACTGATTCTTCTCTTTTTGTACATCGGTTTTATAGCGCTTCAGTCAGCGGTGGATGAGCCACGGCGCGCGGATAAGGCGGGTGCCGTCCTTGCCCTTGTCGGCGTGGTCAATATCCCAATTATTTATTTCTCGGTGCAATGGTGGAACACCTTGCACCAAGGCGCATCTGTTTCGCTGACACAAGCCCCTTCCATGGCGGCGCTCATGCTTATTGGCATGCTGCTTATGGCGTTGGCGTCATGGATGTATACGGTGGCGATCGCGCTGATGCGCGTGCGCTGCATCATTTTAGAACGCGAACAGCATGCTGGATGGTTAGACGAACTGAAGGAGGTAAAGCAATGAATTGGTCGAGTTCTGCTGAGTTTTTTGCCATGGGCGGTTATGGACAATACGTATGGGGTTCATTCGGTGTCGCCATTGTCGTTTTGTGCGCCGAATGGCTTCTGCTGCGCCAGCGCCGACTAGCGGCTTTATCGCAAGTAAAGCGCCAGTCAATCCTAAGGGAAGAGGAATCTCGATGAAAAATCGCCATAAGCGCCTCGCGCTCATTGCTGGTGGCGTGGCCGCGTTCGGCATTGCCACAGCGTTAGTGCTCAATGCTTTTCAGAGCAACCTTGTGTTTTTCTTCACGCCTACGCAGGTGAGTGCCGGTGAAGCTCCTCAGGAGCGGACGTTTCGCGTCGGAGGCATGGTGCAAACCGGCAGTGTGCAACGCCAAAGTGATGGGCTCACGGTGAAATTCGTTGTGACCGATACCGCCAAAATGATACCGGTCAGTTATACGGGAATATTGCCGGACCTGTTTAGTGAAGGCAAAGGCGTGGTGGCTCAAGGCAAGCTCGGGGCCGATGGGTTGTTCCGGGCAGAAGAGGTGCTTGCCAAACACGATGAGAACTATATGCCCTCTGAAGCGCAGCATGCGTTGGATGAGGCCGCCAAGAACACGATTGCTACGAGGCCATAACGCTCATGATTCCTGAAATCGGCCATTTCTCACTGATTCTGACGCTATTCGTAGCGTTAGCCCAGGGCTGTTTAGCCCTCGCGGGTGCGGCGCGTGGCAATGCTGTCTGGATCGCCTTTGCTCGACCTGCCGCGCGCGCACAGTTTCTTTTAATTATTGTTAGCTTCGCGACGCTTGGTTGGTCCTTTATCGTTAAGGATTTTTCGGTGGCTTACGTCGCCCAGAACTCCAACTCGCAATTGCCCTTGCTTTACCGTATCGCCGCCGTCTGGGGCGGCCACGAAGGATCGCTCTTGCTGTGGCTGCTGATGCAAACAGGCTGGGCGTACGCCGTAAGTGTGTTCTCAAAACAACTGCCCGATGTCATGGTTGCACGCGTATTGGGGGTGCTGGGCCTGGTCACCGCTGGATTCCTGCTCTTTGTGCTGCTTACCTCTAACCCGTTCGAGCGTCTGGTACCCGCACCCATAGAGGGTATGGACCTGAATCCGCTACTGCAAGATATTGGACTGATATTTCATCCGCCACTGCTGTACATGGGGTATGTCGGATTTTCGGTAGCGTTCGCATTTGCCATTGCCGCACTGCTGGCGGGGCAGCTCGACTCGACGTGGGCCCGTTGGTCCCGGCCCTGGGCGACGGCAGCGTGGCTGTTCCTGACCTTGGGTATCGCCTTGGGAAGTTGGTGGGCCTATTACGAACTGGGTTGGGGCGGTTGGTGGTTCTGGGACCCGGTAGAGAACTCTTCGTTTATTCCGTGGCTGGTAGGTACGGCATTGATCCACTCCCTGGCGGTAACCGAAAAGCGTGCCAGTTTTAAAAACTGGACGGTGCTGCTTGCCATCAGTACGTTCTCTCTTTCATTGCTGGGGGCCTTTCTCGTACGGTCAGGCGTATTAACGTCAGTACACACCTTCGCCACCGATCCCCGCCGAGGCGTGTTCATTTTGATGCTATTCGCCGTGGTGGTGGGCTCGTCCTTGTTTTTATTTGCGCTGCGTGCGCCCAAGGTGGGCATGGGCGGACGGTTTGAACTGATATCGCGTGAATCTCTCTTGCTGGTGAACAACGTATTGTTGGCCGTAGCAGCGGGTGCCGTAATCCTCGGAACGTTATATCCGCTTTTCATTGATGCGCTCGGGTTAGGCAAACTTTCCGTGGGGCCGCCATACTTTAATGCCGTTTTCATACCGCTGATGGTGCCCGCGCTGCTTCTTATGGCGGTAGGCCCGGTTGCTAACTGGAAGTCGGCCAAGATAAGCGCTCTGATGAAACACCTGCATGTTCCGGCTGTGGTGGCGCTTATGGTCGGTGTTGGCGCACCGTTCATGCTGGGGCGTTGGTCGGCGCTGGTGGCTTTAGGCCTCGCGCTGGCCACGTGGATTGCCACGGCGGTGGTTAAGGGCATCGTTGACCGTATGCGTGCTACGCGCACTGGGCTGCGAGCCCAACCGCTTAGCTGGCTAGGCATGCATCTGGCCCATTTAGGCATTGCCGTGTTCGTAGCGGGCGTGACGCTCGTCATGGGCTATGAAACTGAACAGGACGTGCGTATGACGCCTGGCAGCACGGTAAGCGCAGGGGGCTATGACTTGAAGTTTCTAGGCGTCAATAAAGCACAGGGACCTAACTATGTCGCAGAAATCGGTGATATCGAGCTGTCACGCGATGGTCGAATCTTACGTCTGCTTCACCCTGAAAAACGCAGCTACATCTCCTCGGAAATGCCCATGACCGAAGCGGCCATTGACGCCAACGGGTTGCGTCACGTGTACGTCGCCCTGGGTGAGCCGCTCACCGACGGTGCCTGGAGCGTACGGGTTTACTACAAACCCTTCGTGGACTGGATCTGGATTGGTTGCATCTTGATGGCGCTGGGTGGGCTATTAGCCATCAGTGATCGCCGTTATCGACTTAAGCGTCGCGAACGAAAGGCTGCCTTGGTTGCAGGAGGGGCCACATCATGAGTCGCTTTGTATGGCCGTTGGTCGGTTTTGTCGTGCTGGTGGGCTTCCTGGCTTTTGGTTTGACGCTTAAGCCCAGCGAAGTCCCTTCGCCTTTTATTAACAAACAGGCACCAAGCTTCACCTTGCCCCAGTTGGCGTCACCCGACGAGACGTTTTCGCCGGAAGCCATGAAAGGCAAAGTGTGGCTGCTTAATGTGTGGGCCTCTTGGTGTTATGCCTGCCTTGAAGAGCACCCTGTGATAACGGATTTAGCTAAAACGCATGGCGTGCCCATTGTTGGTCTCAATTATAAGGACGTCCGTAAGGAAGCCATTTCGTGGTTGGAACGCCATGGCAATGGATATGTGTTGTCCGTATCCGATACGCAAGGGCGCGTGGGCATCGACTATGGCGTTTATGGCGTGCCCGAGACCTTTGTTATCGATAAGGACGGCTTCATTCGTTACAAGCACATCGGAGCTGTAACCGATAGTGCGGTACGCGACACGATACTACCGCTGATACGGGAGCTTGAGCAATGAAACGTTGGTGGCTGACATTATTGTGCTTGGTCATCGCCTTGCCATCGTGGGCGGATAACGGCGCGGCGGAAAAGCGCATGTTGGATATTGCTGGCGAGCTGCGCTGCCTGGTGTGCCAGAACGAATCAATCGCGGCCTCGCGCGCTGACTTGGCCGTGGATTTGCGTCAGCAGATACGCGAGCAGATACAAGCGGGCAAAAGCGATGCCGAGATTAGAACCTATATGGTTGATCGTTATGGTGATTTCGTACTCTATCGCACGCCATTAAAAGCCACCACGCTATTGCTATGGTTTGGCCCCATGTTGCTGCTGGTCTTTGGACTGCTCGTTCTAGCGACAACATTGCGACGCCGCAAAAGCAGTGTGGCTGACGCCTTGTTAAGCGACGATGAGTGTAAAAGAGCGCAGGCGCTGCTCGCGCAAACCACGGACACCGGAACATCACCATGAATTTGATTTTTACCCTAATTGCCGCTTTACTTGCTGCTGGCGTCACCTGGTGGCTGGTGTTTGTTCTGTGGCGTGGCCCCAAGCTGGACAGCAGTGTCGAGCATCACGCCGTCAATGCGGCGGTACTGCGCGACCAACTGGTTGAACTGGAGCAGGATCGCGCCAACGGTATATTGTCTGTGCCCGATCACGCTGCGGCCCAACAAGAACTGCAACGACGTGTGCTTGATGAGGCAACACCCGCTCAGGATACCGGGCAACGGCGCCAGAGCAGCAAGTCAGCCGCGATAGCGCTGGCCATCGTCTTACCCGTGGCAGCAACGCTTACCTATCTGGCGATAGGGAACCCCGCTGCGATTACGCCACCGCCGGCGCAAAGTGCTCCCGCTATGACACAAGCCGATGTGCAGGCGATGGTGGACTCGCTCGCTGCGAGGCTGGCGCGCAATCCTGATGACGCGCCTGGTTGGCTCATGCTGGCGCGCTCATATCGCTATTTTGAAAAATATGAAGACGCGGCTGCCGCCTTTGCCAAAGCGGCGACCGTCATCCAGTCGGATCCTTTGGCGTTGTCCGAATTTGCCGAAACACTCGCCAGAAGCAATCAAGCTGGCTTTAAAGGGGAGCCGACGCAATTGCTGGAGCGCGCACTATCGCTCAATCCCCGGGAACCATTCGCCCTGACTTTGGCGGGCGCCGCAGCGCTTGAGCGCCAAGACTATCCGGCAGCGATTGACTATTGGCAACAGTTATTCGACCTGCTTCCGCCTGACTCGGACGCCGCGCGGGCTGTCGCAGACAGCATAGAGCGAGCTCGTCGAGCACAAGC from Pollutimonas thiosulfatoxidans includes:
- the ccmA gene encoding cytochrome c biogenesis heme-transporting ATPase CcmA produces the protein MLEAINLDCVRGERRLFHNLCFRLKTGECLLVRGENGSGKTSLLRMLVGLTAPADGAVHWQGSPIKKLGDEYRRELLYCGHPLGLKDDLTAAENLISGMALAEESVTQDAVREALRQAGLQGREHLSVRALSQGQKRRVNLAKILLQKRALWVLDEPLTALDTQASQWVMGEIDRHLSHGGIAVLTTHQDIVLAGKTQLIRVGA
- the ccmB gene encoding heme exporter protein CcmB, coding for MRRKSDALTPLFFFVIVVSLFPLGIGAERDTLRQIAPGILWVAALLATMLSLNRLFEQDYADGTLEQMALSPAPLGILVLGKVVAYWLLTGLPLTLLAPLLALQFDLPTPSLLVLAASLAIGTPVLSFIGAIGASLTLGLRGGSVLVALLVLPLYVPVLIFGAGSVDAAAAGLGATAHLSLLGAVLVLTVFFAPWATTVALRIALE
- the ccmC gene encoding heme ABC transporter permease CcmC: MINWFKYSSPKMFYPLAGKLIPWFAAAAAILTIIGMYVGFFMAPTDAQQGEGYRIIFLHVPVSWMSMFIYLVMAFWAAIGLAFNNRLAAMMASALAPTGAMFTFLSLWTGALWGKPMWGTWWVWDARLTSELILLFLYIGFIALQSAVDEPRRADKAGAVLALVGVVNIPIIYFSVQWWNTLHQGASVSLTQAPSMAALMLIGMLLMALASWMYTVAIALMRVRCIILEREQHAGWLDELKEVKQ
- the ccmD gene encoding heme exporter protein CcmD gives rise to the protein MGGYGQYVWGSFGVAIVVLCAEWLLLRQRRLAALSQVKRQSILREEESR
- the ccmE gene encoding cytochrome c maturation protein CcmE, giving the protein MKNRHKRLALIAGGVAAFGIATALVLNAFQSNLVFFFTPTQVSAGEAPQERTFRVGGMVQTGSVQRQSDGLTVKFVVTDTAKMIPVSYTGILPDLFSEGKGVVAQGKLGADGLFRAEEVLAKHDENYMPSEAQHALDEAAKNTIATRP
- a CDS encoding heme lyase CcmF/NrfE family subunit — its product is MIPEIGHFSLILTLFVALAQGCLALAGAARGNAVWIAFARPAARAQFLLIIVSFATLGWSFIVKDFSVAYVAQNSNSQLPLLYRIAAVWGGHEGSLLLWLLMQTGWAYAVSVFSKQLPDVMVARVLGVLGLVTAGFLLFVLLTSNPFERLVPAPIEGMDLNPLLQDIGLIFHPPLLYMGYVGFSVAFAFAIAALLAGQLDSTWARWSRPWATAAWLFLTLGIALGSWWAYYELGWGGWWFWDPVENSSFIPWLVGTALIHSLAVTEKRASFKNWTVLLAISTFSLSLLGAFLVRSGVLTSVHTFATDPRRGVFILMLFAVVVGSSLFLFALRAPKVGMGGRFELISRESLLLVNNVLLAVAAGAVILGTLYPLFIDALGLGKLSVGPPYFNAVFIPLMVPALLLMAVGPVANWKSAKISALMKHLHVPAVVALMVGVGAPFMLGRWSALVALGLALATWIATAVVKGIVDRMRATRTGLRAQPLSWLGMHLAHLGIAVFVAGVTLVMGYETEQDVRMTPGSTVSAGGYDLKFLGVNKAQGPNYVAEIGDIELSRDGRILRLLHPEKRSYISSEMPMTEAAIDANGLRHVYVALGEPLTDGAWSVRVYYKPFVDWIWIGCILMALGGLLAISDRRYRLKRRERKAALVAGGATS
- a CDS encoding DsbE family thiol:disulfide interchange protein; amino-acid sequence: MSRFVWPLVGFVVLVGFLAFGLTLKPSEVPSPFINKQAPSFTLPQLASPDETFSPEAMKGKVWLLNVWASWCYACLEEHPVITDLAKTHGVPIVGLNYKDVRKEAISWLERHGNGYVLSVSDTQGRVGIDYGVYGVPETFVIDKDGFIRYKHIGAVTDSAVRDTILPLIRELEQ
- a CDS encoding cytochrome c-type biogenesis protein → MKRWWLTLLCLVIALPSWADNGAAEKRMLDIAGELRCLVCQNESIAASRADLAVDLRQQIREQIQAGKSDAEIRTYMVDRYGDFVLYRTPLKATTLLLWFGPMLLLVFGLLVLATTLRRRKSSVADALLSDDECKRAQALLAQTTDTGTSP
- the ccmI gene encoding c-type cytochrome biogenesis protein CcmI; protein product: MNLIFTLIAALLAAGVTWWLVFVLWRGPKLDSSVEHHAVNAAVLRDQLVELEQDRANGILSVPDHAAAQQELQRRVLDEATPAQDTGQRRQSSKSAAIALAIVLPVAATLTYLAIGNPAAITPPPAQSAPAMTQADVQAMVDSLAARLARNPDDAPGWLMLARSYRYFEKYEDAAAAFAKAATVIQSDPLALSEFAETLARSNQAGFKGEPTQLLERALSLNPREPFALTLAGAAALERQDYPAAIDYWQQLFDLLPPDSDAARAVADSIERARRAQAETVTPKN